CTGAAATTGTAACTGAAACACCAGGCGGAAGGGTAGCGAATGTTAATAATTCATCagctaaaacatttttaacattcCGTCGTGCAAGGAAAGACATGCCGTGCAATGAACTTGTTGTGACTGATTTGTGTCTTATTGTCTGGTCAAAAGgtaaacataaaaatgtttatttataaacaaataaataataaaaactttgtaGGAGAACGACCACCacatgctttttgtttgatACATAAAACCCTCAACAAAGCATACATGAGCAGTGACGTATATCTTTGTTACAAAAAATCAATGAACCGTCCAAAGTTAGTCAGTTATCAACCGGAAATCCTTTTGCGTTATCCAACGGTCGATCATAATGATTTTCCACTTAACTTATGTCCGAGTGTGCCTCTATTTTGTTTACCCATGGGAGCTTCTCTTGAAGCTTGGCCACATGTAGATGAGTCGGTAATACtatattttttacaattctggtttaacaaaatttaaattatgtattcaaaattgcTTTATGTTTTTAGACAAAGCGTGAAGCTACCATTCCAGTATTTAGTACGTTTGTTTTAACAGTTAACGACGGAACTTACAAGGTTTATGGATCAGCTTTAACATTTTATGAAGACTTTGAGTAAGTGTGATAAAGATttatctttgattttttttttcatatttttgttttttttttttttcttttctaagcGAAAACAATTTGACGGAAAAGCAAAAAGAACAATTGGGATATGATGATGAAGGATTCAAAAATCATCATTCTCTTCACATAATCAAAGCAATTTGTTTGCTTTCACATCATCCTTTTGGTGATACATTCGATAAATGGTTAAAATATTTACATGTACTTATACAAATATTATTCTCTACAAATGTGTTatgattaatgaaatttaatttttagagtATGGCATCAGCTGGAAATCCATTACCCATACCAATTGAAAGATATATTACTCAATTAATCGACGAAGTTCCTTTTCCATCTCCGAGTATTCATTTACAGGTGATTTattgattattttaaataagattatttttataatatgaaatcatatcaatttttaattttaacattttagctATCGGGTGAAAGTCATGAACGTATATTACTTACTCAGCCAGAAGATTCTCCTCTGCCAAGAAGTGGAGCTGGTTTCCAGTTGCTGTTGTCAAATTTGGGAACAGAAAACTGCCTTCATGTTCTACTATTGGCTTTGACAGAACAGAAAATACTTATTCACTCATTGAGGTAATAGAAACTTTCATCATTATACTAAATTTATAACACACACTTCCCATTTTCTAAAAGTAAGACAACCAAGCTAtagtaaaaaccaaaaaaatggcCTTAACAGCTAAGCCCCAATTAATTCACTAAATATTAAAGTCTCAATTAAAATTGAGAAGTCTGTGAAATctcatacatatttcaaaatttccttttttatggCAACTTTTGATTTAGTGGATTGTGATTGAATTGGAGCCAAGAGTTTTATGGTATTTTAATGCTCACACTCATCACGGGTGGGTgccaaatataaatttaatcaatttaagAAATTTGAGCTTTAGTCAATAGGTCgacattacttatttttacttgctctatagggcaagtattggtttcgtgtagaaaaaaaaatcgaggttttaatcaaaaccaacattacgatgatagagaagataaaaaaagttgttttcgtcatgccgtccgtcggtctgtgcgtctgtgcgtccatctgtacatcgagcgagggcctaaacggatggatggatttgcttgaaacttggtacagatgatttttacgtaattccctagacccgttttttttatttttttaatatctccattttaacgtatatctcccatataacgttttcgaggtattgcaaatttctcgaaaacggctctaacgattttgattaaatttgacacaattaatgctgtacgtatatttaatataactgcgtttttagtttttctcaaaaaatacggatagtggaaatatgacattttcttttttttttaatcgctaaTGCTGTTCCCGTGTATCGTTAAtgatttattgcaattttcttgaaaacggctctaGTGTTAGTGATTCTatcaaaactgcgtttttagtttctcacaaaaatttcggagaacggaaatatggcgttgccgttttctgctggattgatatattttttagttaatatcgTATCAAAGACtagccaattttattcaaaatttgcagacagatatttcttgtcattttaaagggtaaaatgtaaaaaaaaatttaaaaaaatttttgaaaaaaaaaaattataaatggaatatttttttaatttaatttttttttgttcaaaaattaacgaaagtctttaatttccaatagttatttgagatatagatactttgaactacaagagcaagtacgtgcggccccagtcgtgcattttatttaaatgttgtatacaattttgtaaGGTTTCTTTACATTTCACCCGAAACACTTGGCAATTAATTCTGCCTTATAGCTCTCTCGATACCGATCTTCCATGTTTTAAGGTGTTAAACGCAAATTTTATAAGTACTGAATTAGACACTACATGAtatctttttaataaattgatttttatgattACAGGCCCGCTACATTAACTGCTGTTGCTGAGGCTGTTGTATCATTGCTGTTTCCATTTAAATGGCAATGCCCATACATTCCATTGTGTCCACTAGGTCTAGCAGAAGTCCTTCATGCACCACTCCCTTACTTAATTGGTGTGGACTCAAGATTTTTCGATCTATATGAACCCCCAACAGACGTAACTTGTATCGATCTAGATACTAATAcaataagtgtaagtaaattTCCTCAAACACaaaccattatttttttgtaaatcgaaTTAATTGTAAAATTTCTATGGTCTAGCTTTGTGAATCGCAGAAGCATTTAACACCGAAACTTCTACCAAAGCGAGCAGCTcgaattttaaaacaaactcttaattatttagaaaatttgaaGCTTATTTGTGCTCCAGAATCGACAAATAGCCTGGATAGAGACTTTAAACGAAAGAAACGTGAAGTAAgtggttatttttaaaatgtataagcTCTTTGATCATAAATAATCAATtctgcattttatattatttcttttatttatttatttatttattttaattagcaAAATCTCGAACAACGAATTCAAGAGGCCTTTTTGCTCTTTATGACATCCATTCTACGCGGGTACAGAGATTATTTAGTACCAATTTCCAAAGCACCCTCGGTTGGAGCGACTGATCCCAATGCTTTATTCCAACTCAATGCATTTCTGCGTTCTAGAGATAAGGTCTATCGATTTAATAAGTTTTCTCTttataatattgttaaaaagttttttgttttgttttacagtCTCACCACAAGTTTTTTCAGTTACTTATGAAAACTCAAATGTTCATTCGATTCATTGAAGAGAGATCATTTGTATCAGACGGAGATCATGGTTTAACGTTTTTTGATGAATGTGCGGAGAAAGTGAGTTCCTACGATGAAACTCCGTCCGATGTGAGATTAGTCGATTGGGAGACTGGTCATAGCAGTGaaagaacaaaatatattttcccACCAGATAGCATTGCAACAACAGGAAATGGTGGGTATAAacatttacatttaaaatattaaccTTTTAAGCACAAAGAAAAGATGCCTCAATGTATGTCTAGTTCAATTTAGTGAAACAAAACGAAACAAGTAAACTTGCTTTAAGTATTCTACAAATTGCCAAGTAACACCGTTTTTCATAATATCACATCACATTTTTCAGTTAATatgtaatttgtaaaaaaacaattaatttctaTTTTAGAAAACACAACAGGTTACATCTACGAAAACTTCACTTTGGATCCAAGCCTTTTGAGGCATGTTAAGAAAACTcccttaaaaaatttcattcagcACCAACATCTGAGCACTGCACCTGGTTCACCTATTGCTCGTCGCACAAAGCATGAAATTAAGCTAGCCCAAAAGCTGGCACGTCGCTGCCAGATGCAACCCGAAGCTTGGGCAAAATACATGCTAGCTACGTGCTATTCattatactttttaatattgCCTAGTATGATGCTAGACGCACATGGTAAGGAACACGCTGTTTTGCGTGCTGCTTACGATTTGCTGGTACGTGCAAGCAAACTCAAAATAACTTGTGACGAGTTTTGCTATAGAATTATGATGCAATTGTGCGGCATTCATAATTTTCCGGTTTTGGCTGTTCGGTTGCATTACCTGATGAAACGATCCGGCGTTCAGCCCAATGCACTGACATACGGTTTTTATAACCGTTGTGTTCTTGAATCAGAATGGCCATCTGACAGCACAACCCTGAGTCAGCTCAGGTGGAATcgcattaaaaatgttgttctgGGAGCAGCCCATTTCCGACGTGCTGGTAAGAAACGAGCAACATCAAAACCCTTCGCTGGATCATGCGAAAACAATTTGGGGACGCTAGAGACTGTTGATGGAACATCACGAACAAGTTTAGAATCGACCAATTCCTCACAAGTTGAACCTCAAACAGTTGCAAGCAGCAATATAGTTGATTTTGCTGCTTTTGATAAGTTGCGTGGTAAATTGGGAAGCATTGTGAAACAATCGGGACCACAAGAATCTTCTGATGTCATTAGCAGCGCCGGTTTGTTGATATCAGGCGATGCTAAAAACGACAGCCCACAACCGGCCTCAAAACTGCCACCGTCCAGTCCGAATTGTGATCTAACCAAACGAAAATTGATTAGAGCCGAGAGTTTTGGGGGTGATACAAAGATTCTGGATAAATTGCAAAGACAGCAATCCATGTCGGGAAAAGAAGTGAACACAATGCAACAGCGCTTCAAAATAATGAATATGGAAGATGAAGACTCTACAGAGCGATTGAATGAAATCGCTAGTTCGCAAGAAGAATTAGAATATGAAGGAAATGATCCGAATCAGTGCGTTAGTAGCCCTACAAAGTAAGCTATAAAATTTTGTCCAGTCTCATGTTgatgaaatatatatttattttcattttcagatTATCACCACGAACTCCGGTTACTCAAAATGATCCATTGGGTGCCCTTAACGAGGACGCTGACGAAGTCCTTAAAATACCGAATAACAATAATACTTCACATGAAGATAATAAACCTCTTTTAAGCAACAACACCATGTACACCGACCAGCCAATTCTTTTCAAAGGTCAACGCAGTGCAACTTTCGACGAATCGACTCATCTAAATAAAAGTATGCATCGTTCGGAGACAATGCCTGGATCAAGCGTTACCACAAGTTTGGCAAATTTTGGATCCtctttgaaattcaattttgggTAAACACTTAATCTTCATATCCTACCCTGTCTCTAGCAcggaactttttattttttatttaagttataTCTTCgtgatttattatttatttattattatttgcatGATTTTCTTGATTTAATTATTCTCATGATTATCGCCCTCGATGTAGACGCTATTCACCTGCACGATTGTCCTTTAAGAAAGACTTGAAATTGCCCGCGAATATCATAGAAAATATTTCCAATATAAGGTAAGTGCAGAAGCGCTGGCAATACAGCAAAATTACAATTCCCAGCTGGCTTCGattatctcttttttttctgtttttcaaaacatCATTATTATTGCTGGAGCTTTGATTCTGGTggtggttttctttttttttttatatacgtGTAGATCATACGgtgaatggtatttttttttttttttgtttaatgttttgaagacgcaaatatttgcataattttcggttttggaaatattcatttaaattaaactcAGGCCTTAAAAGTTTTGCCAAATATCTTCGTTTCCTGTAAAATTCAAATGGTTATTAAAAACAGGCAAATAGACTATTGTACTGAAAATATAGTAAAAACGATCCTTTGTCAATTCAAAAGATTCTACATGTGTTACCcttaaataaatgaaacaatCTGGCAAGATTAATAAAAGCCAATTaatcatttttgttaattttttagaactttttggCCAAAGCCAAATCTAAACTTAAAAgtaagacaaaataaaaattaaacgtaataatttcaaaatacttGAGGAACACAGATTTTTGCAATCGACAATCAAAAAGGTTATATGAAAGACccagattatttttttcataaactattTAACTTTTCAGAGCAAAACATTTGGAGGTCAATAATATTTAGGTATGTTTATAATATACATATGGGAAAATAAGTAGTTGTTAAAGTTAATACACTGTTGGTTTCGCCTTACTAGCCAAATAGAAACAAATATAATTCTTAAGGCTAGAGGACTCATGAACAATTTTCTGCATTTTCGATACAGCTAAAAGTAcaacaagaagaaaaattttgtattgaaaaatcttTTAACTGTTGCCTCAATTGTGACTtatcaccattaaaaaaaaaaaacagtcctcTGAATGTATCATGAGTGTTGTAACTTGAATTGGCCGTGCGGAATATCGTTCATGCGTGTCTAACATAAGCCTCAATTACATTCCATTAAAACAGCaagcgaaaaatttttttttgtggggggAGTTTGAGAACtggattaatttttaaagaaggtTTTCAGATTATGTAGTTtgtattaaaagaataaaaacactAAACGGGTACTTTGCAAGagagaattttttaattgaaaaatctcTTTGCAATGATTTCATTTCAATCGGGCTTTAAATCCAATGGCGAACGCAATTAAAATatgtttgaattaaatttttgtaattaacgAAATATTGTAATTTTGTAAGTGATGAAAGTTCGCATTTCCCTATCACCCTACACTATTTTTGCCTGGatcaggtaaaaaaaaatcgtaccaGTCATCCGATACTAAATTCAGgatcaaattgaaataaaaaaaaatattaacattgGCAAGTGGCTACAATTTTCACttggtttttcgtttttgttcgAACAACTACAAACATGTTGAAATGTCTTATTGTCTAATACCCTTTTCTGAATTATGTTCAATTTGTTTTGGCTTCAATTTATTGCATGGTgatttttatatcttttcaaattttgttaaaatacctTCTTTGCAACTCTAAAAACCGAACTtataattttcactttttttaagtaataagTGTGTATTTTGAAACtcctttaaatatatatttagacttataacttaaattaataaaatcaatcCAAAACACTAATTTATAACTCAAAATAATGGTCAGAATACTTGTACAATatgtggattaaaaaaaaaaacgttaaatttACCTATTTCGATAATAGTTTACAACTGTAAAATAACTACACTACATTATCTTTAACAATTCTCTTTCaatttataagaaaacaaaGTAGGGTAGTATTTAGTTTACAGTAGTAAACCATTATCgaaatgggtcactgtggtgtatgtgcaacttttttttgctgaaaaacTCTGTGACCTGTTCTATCGCTGAgcatttaaattataataatttttttgtaattaccaatggacttaattttattttatctattCAGACTTTCTTATTTGTTGCTAAACgattcttcaaaaatatttttaacctgACAAACTTGTTCTTCTATCACAGAAACACCCATTTACAGTGGTACCGCCTTGCACTCGATATATAGAAAATTTTCGgggaaaaaaatgtcaaagatTCTTTTATACAAAGTTAAaactaattatttatttttccgaaaattCAGTTAAAAGATTCTAAAACATTCGAATAAAACGTTTTGGCAATTggtaaaaaacaaatgtttctaAAACGGGTTActgactttatttataaaaaacaaaaaagttgtcatagtaattttccagaaattataattttacaaaatcaaCTATCTTTAGGAAAGCTTAGATTATAATAACTTATGATATAAAGATTCTTGAAAAATGTAATTGAGGTTTAGAGTCGTCCGCAAGTTATATTTGGTGcttcatttattttcattatggTCAATAACaccagagtttttttttttgtgttcatgtatgtatgtataactTCTGTATGTATAAATTATCACTCattattaacaaaatttacTGAAATATTGCTTAACTCGTACTCGTTGACCACAAAATATAATACTTTTGGTTGTCTTGCACTTACATAAATAAATCCcatagtaaaaataataaatagtgtTTTCCTAGCTTTGGATTTTAATGTGGCTTAAAAAGTGTGTATGCCTTTGGGTTTGATGTTcccttatttattatttaaattaatgtttgtattgagatcaataaaaatgtttgaatatttcttctcttattattttttttctcagtccAAGCttaactggtaaaaagtcaaaCGAAATAATACAGGGTAGTTTGAGCAGCATTAAGTATGCCGCCAATTCGGTAGCACGAAAATTCGATGAGATTAAGGAAGCAATTTCAGCAAATTCAACTCCAGTCAAGACTGCAGGTGGTATGAATGATAGTATGATTGATGATGATCCAGACGATCCATCTTCGCGAACTAGACGTATATCGGGAGACCTCGATCCATGGGGACGTCTAAGTGAATCTAGAAAATCTAGTTACAATAATTTGGTACCGCTGGGAGAAAACACATCGTCATTTAGTTTGAATGCTTTTCCCAGCCTGCCCGACAATCTATACAGTGCTGTTGCTGATGTAAATAGATATATATTATTCTATTGGTAATgcatatttcaatatttttctataaatttaagGTTGTTGACAGTCCTGAGTGCGATATTTTAATTCAACTTACTTCTTGCTCACAATGCCACAACTGCTCGGTTTTGTTATATGATGAAGAAATAATGTCTGGATGGACAGCTGaggattcaaatttaaatacagCTTGCCATGCATGCAATAAACTGACTGTGCCATTCCTAAGTGTTCAAATAATTGTTGGTGATTCACTCAAGGATGTCAAGCAATCCGATAGTCTTAGTATACCTTATTTGAATCCGCTGGTATTGCGCAAAgaattggaaaatattttaactcaaGAAGGTGATTCGGCGCTGTTGAATTCGAAATTTGTCGAAGAACATCCAATTATCTATTGGAATTTAATTTGGATTATGGAACGAATCGAAAGTCATACAAATTTGCCTGAATTGTGTCTTCCTAAGCAGGTAATTGAATtattatatgtatttaattCTTTCCATGAAACTAAATATACAACATAATTATATTCCTAATGGTGACCTTACGACTGTGAAAGAActattttatctatttttttttttttctatttcaggCCGATGTAGACATTGATCCATTAAGTAAAGTAAAAACTGTTAAAATTCAATGTATGTGGGATAATTTACGTTTACATGCTGAAGCGGGACCACCGATGTACATTTTATGGAAACAAAATCAACCAGCCAGTCCACTTCTTAAGGCCTTGCTAACGGATCAGACTTATCTGAATAAAacgtattttaatttaaatttaaaaaatgtatgcataTTAATTCTTAACATTATCTTTTCAGAGCAATTCAACAAATTATAACCGCGATCCGGTGTAATGATCTTCTTGCGCCGGTGAAGCGTTTAGCTAACGAACGACACAAGCTCAAAAACAGCGGCGTCGATCGAACACACTCAATATACAGGGATATTCTCTTTTTGGCTCTTACAGCTATAGGTCGCTCCAACGTTGATCTGGCCACATTCCATCGCGAATATGCTGCGATCTTTGATAAGCTAACTGAGAAAGAGTGCAATATGTACTACCGCAATCAAGATCTGCCACCATCGACTGCGACGATTTACTGTAGGGCTTATTTTAAACCGTTGCTACTTCCTTGACGCGAGATCGCCTTTAGTCGATCCGAGTTCAATGACATACGAAGATAGCCTCGGTAAAAAAAGATGAACTGAGCGACATTTATATTACGTGCACgagtaaaataaatactttttactcTCCATATGTGTTGCACTttattgttataaaatttttttttttattttactttatacgGTAAATACAAAACGTACTTAATTTTGAGTGTTCTTCTTTTATTAACctgtttttatcctttttttaattttttgtttctcgatgaattttattggtttttgttttgactGGTTTCCGACaatacttataaaataaaactattgaaGCATCATCAGTTGTTTCCATAATCTGCCTTACTATTGAGATATGAAttaaattacatacatatataattatttgcaaagatattaaataaaatcacCGCCCCATGggcattcaattttttataacaatatcATAGATTTTGATTGAATGTTACAATTaacacaaaaataacaaaaaaaagaaccttTATTACCTACTTTATTAAGATTAAGACATAaaagttaaattgaaattaaaatcgTGGCCAACAACTACGAAACTGTGtgtaaatttcataattttttttatatgttactaaacacaaacaaaatgttAGCCTACCAATGcacatttcataaaaattcataCATAGATATTTGTTGTAAATTTTTCACGTTTGAATTTTTCATCAATCAATTTTAGCTGGGTATTattagataaaaacaaaaattttaatttttagttttccaataaaaaaaaataatgtaatatgTGATACAAaaggaaaatataaataaaaatgaaaggacaAAAGGAATATTAAATTATGaaggtatattttttaataggaaaatttaaaacagagttaagaaaaaatggcACATGATCTAAATTAgtggaataaaaataattgaaaaatgatTACATGCATTCACTCTCGtaaatttcaaaacacaaaatttttcaaaaaaaattttaaattaaaaagtatttaccgatctaaaaaaatatgtacagaataataattaaaaacacgAAAAATCTCTTAAAACTCTCTTAGctgcaaaataaatattaaatgtaTAAATTACGCATCTTTTATTCAAGTTGATGTAGAATTTCATTAAGGATACATTTGCTTGACCATTGTGACATGTGTACAATTGCGCAAACATCCGATTAAAGTGATATTTGTTGAGTTCCATAACTACTTTTAAAcgattcaaagtaaaaaaaaatcagttgttaatttttgtttaaacgtttttgataaatttaacgAAAAACTTACCTTTCTATGATTCTTACAATAACGGTATAACAATTATTTCTACTATACGGCTTTTAAAATTCccatttttatttgaagaatagTTATTATAGGTTCGGTTTATGATTCGAATAATAGAGAACTATTTTACACGACACACAGTGTTTCGCGTAGAAAAAGCTAGGtggacaaaattaatttaaggtaATTCTAGCATTAATAGGCTAGTTAAAATTAAGCTAAATAAAAAGGGTTTCcccaaattataattttgttttcaaaaaaattactaaactagttttacatttgaaattcagagatataaaaattcaatttaatattatattttatgctTTGAAAAACGAAATGAATGTAATTTTTATAACCGACAACACAAAATCAgcgtggaaaaaaaaatttttcgccaagaaacaaatattttttagttaaggTAGTGACTTAACCCTTTGCTTCCTAGTGGTTTCAGCATGAAACCacctattaattattttttgttttttattgcaatcaccaaaatttgaaaattattgcatGAGCTATTGCATTATGCGTAGtacgacaaacaaaaaaattaatatctgtattaatgttaatattta
This DNA window, taken from Episyrphus balteatus chromosome 2, idEpiBalt1.1, whole genome shotgun sequence, encodes the following:
- the LOC129910402 gene encoding DENN domain-containing protein Crag isoform X1 — its product is MDDKRIADYFVVAGMPENPQLLQESIFNDSGHLRACNSIDPITDIGVFFPLLGEEVPEGYEILEKTPTGLPANLNYGSVRTTECFIYFRRGKDRPPLVDIGVLFEGHERIMPDAEIVTETPGGRVANVNNSSAKTFLTFRRARKDMPCNELVVTDLCLIVWSKGERPPHAFCLIHKTLNKAYMSSDVYLCYKKSMNRPKLVSYQPEILLRYPTVDHNDFPLNLCPSVPLFCLPMGASLEAWPHVDESTKREATIPVFSTFVLTVNDGTYKVYGSALTFYEDFDENNLTEKQKEQLGYDDEGFKNHHSLHIIKAICLLSHHPFGDTFDKWLKYLHSMASAGNPLPIPIERYITQLIDEVPFPSPSIHLQLSGESHERILLTQPEDSPLPRSGAGFQLLLSNLGTENCLHVLLLALTEQKILIHSLRPATLTAVAEAVVSLLFPFKWQCPYIPLCPLGLAEVLHAPLPYLIGVDSRFFDLYEPPTDVTCIDLDTNTISLCESQKHLTPKLLPKRAARILKQTLNYLENLKLICAPESTNSLDRDFKRKKREQNLEQRIQEAFLLFMTSILRGYRDYLVPISKAPSVGATDPNALFQLNAFLRSRDKSHHKFFQLLMKTQMFIRFIEERSFVSDGDHGLTFFDECAEKVSSYDETPSDVRLVDWETGHSSERTKYIFPPDSIATTGNENTTGYIYENFTLDPSLLRHVKKTPLKNFIQHQHLSTAPGSPIARRTKHEIKLAQKLARRCQMQPEAWAKYMLATCYSLYFLILPSMMLDAHGKEHAVLRAAYDLLVRASKLKITCDEFCYRIMMQLCGIHNFPVLAVRLHYLMKRSGVQPNALTYGFYNRCVLESEWPSDSTTLSQLRWNRIKNVVLGAAHFRRAGKKRATSKPFAGSCENNLGTLETVDGTSRTSLESTNSSQVEPQTVASSNIVDFAAFDKLRGKLGSIVKQSGPQESSDVISSAGLLISGDAKNDSPQPASKLPPSSPNCDLTKRKLIRAESFGGDTKILDKLQRQQSMSGKEVNTMQQRFKIMNMEDEDSTERLNEIASSQEELEYEGNDPNQCVSSPTKLSPRTPVTQNDPLGALNEDADEVLKIPNNNNTSHEDNKPLLSNNTMYTDQPILFKGQRSATFDESTHLNKSMHRSETMPGSSVTTSLANFGSSLKFNFGRYSPARLSFKKDLKLPANIIENISNISPSLTGKKSNEIIQGSLSSIKYAANSVARKFDEIKEAISANSTPVKTAGGMNDSMIDDDPDDPSSRTRRISGDLDPWGRLSESRKSSYNNLVPLGENTSSFSLNAFPSLPDNLYSAVADVVDSPECDILIQLTSCSQCHNCSVLLYDEEIMSGWTAEDSNLNTACHACNKLTVPFLSVQIIVGDSLKDVKQSDSLSIPYLNPLVLRKELENILTQEGDSALLNSKFVEEHPIIYWNLIWIMERIESHTNLPELCLPKQADVDIDPLSKVKTVKIQCMWDNLRLHAEAGPPMYILWKQNQPASPLLKALLTDQTYLNKTAIQQIITAIRCNDLLAPVKRLANERHKLKNSGVDRTHSIYRDILFLALTAIGRSNVDLATFHREYAAIFDKLTEKECNMYYRNQDLPPSTATIYCRAYFKPLLLP
- the LOC129910402 gene encoding DENN domain-containing protein Crag isoform X2; this translates as MDDKRIADYFVVAGMPENPQLLQESIFNDSGHLRACNSIDPITDIGVFFPLLGEEVPEGYEILEKTPTGLPANLNYGSVRTTECFIYFRRGKDRPPLVDIGVLFEGHERIMPDAEIVTETPGGRVANVNNSSAKTFLTFRRARKDMPCNELVVTDLCLIVWSKGERPPHAFCLIHKTLNKAYMSSDVYLCYKKSMNRPKLVSYQPEILLRYPTVDHNDFPLNLCPSVPLFCLPMGASLEAWPHVDESTKREATIPVFSTFVLTVNDGTYKVYGSALTFYEDFDENNLTEKQKEQLGYDDEGFKNHHSLHIIKAICLLSHHPFGDTFDKWLKYLHSMASAGNPLPIPIERYITQLIDEVPFPSPSIHLQLSGESHERILLTQPEDSPLPRSGAGFQLLLSNLGTENCLHVLLLALTEQKILIHSLRPATLTAVAEAVVSLLFPFKWQCPYIPLCPLGLAEVLHAPLPYLIGVDSRFFDLYEPPTDVTCIDLDTNTISLCESQKHLTPKLLPKRAARILKQTLNYLENLKLICAPESTNSLDRDFKRKKREQNLEQRIQEAFLLFMTSILRGYRDYLVPISKAPSVGATDPNALFQLNAFLRSRDKSHHKFFQLLMKTQMFIRFIEERSFVSDGDHGLTFFDECAEKVSSYDETPSDVRLVDWETGHSSERTKYIFPPDSIATTGNENTTGYIYENFTLDPSLLRHVKKTPLKNFIQHQHLSTAPGSPIARRTKHEIKLAQKLARRCQMQPEAWAKYMLATCYSLYFLILPSMMLDAHGKEHAVLRAAYDLLVRASKLKITCDEFCYRIMMQLCGIHNFPVLAVRLHYLMKRSGVQPNALTYGFYNRCVLESEWPSDSTTLSQLRWNRIKNVVLGAAHFRRAGKKRATSKPFAGSCENNLGTLETVDGTSRTSLESTNSSQVEPQTVASSNIVDFAAFDKLRGKLGSIVKQSGPQESSDVISSAGLLISGDAKNDSPQPASKLPPSSPNCDLTKRKLIRAESFGGDTKILDKLQRQQSMSGKEVNTMQQRFKIMNMEDEDSTERLNEIASSQEELEYEGNDPNQCVSSPTKLSPRTPVTQNDPLGALNEDADEVLKIPNNNNTSHEDNKPLLSNNTMYTDQPILFKGQRSATFDESTHLNKSMHRSETMPGSSVTTSLANFGSSLKFNFGPSLTGKKSNEIIQGSLSSIKYAANSVARKFDEIKEAISANSTPVKTAGGMNDSMIDDDPDDPSSRTRRISGDLDPWGRLSESRKSSYNNLVPLGENTSSFSLNAFPSLPDNLYSAVADVVDSPECDILIQLTSCSQCHNCSVLLYDEEIMSGWTAEDSNLNTACHACNKLTVPFLSVQIIVGDSLKDVKQSDSLSIPYLNPLVLRKELENILTQEGDSALLNSKFVEEHPIIYWNLIWIMERIESHTNLPELCLPKQADVDIDPLSKVKTVKIQCMWDNLRLHAEAGPPMYILWKQNQPASPLLKALLTDQTYLNKTAIQQIITAIRCNDLLAPVKRLANERHKLKNSGVDRTHSIYRDILFLALTAIGRSNVDLATFHREYAAIFDKLTEKECNMYYRNQDLPPSTATIYCRAYFKPLLLP